One genomic segment of Halomarina pelagica includes these proteins:
- a CDS encoding aminotransferase family protein has product MSRQEPTARAEVTSIPHWYDPKSDGMTVTEGEGVRVWDDEGREYLDFCSQLYCANLGHDNEAVIEAMAEQARRIPYVSSAKQSPIREKLADRLADITPGDLSHTFFSVSGSEANEIAIQLARAYQDAPKVLTRWRSYHGGTYGAGSLTGDPATRATLERHAATSGVGKFLPPLPRAFDTDDPEELARRAGEHLEFVVRNEGPESIAAILTEPIAGTSGAFPAPPGYFERVRDLCDEYEILLISDEVITGFGRCGDWFGIGTEGVEPDLLTFAKGVTGAYSPLAGVAISPELAAFVEREGFDLGQTFAGHPIACAAGVAAIDEYADGVIENVRALEPVLRDGLRTIEADHEVVSAVRGRGFLWGVEFADPDTGEPFHDPRVEEGENPVSDVIAAARERGVLVGGGRPAFQLILSPPLIAGRDDLERGLAVLDDAITETFDD; this is encoded by the coding sequence ATGTCACGACAGGAACCGACGGCGCGGGCCGAGGTGACGAGCATTCCCCACTGGTACGACCCGAAGAGCGACGGTATGACCGTGACGGAGGGTGAGGGCGTGCGGGTGTGGGACGACGAGGGGCGCGAATACCTCGACTTCTGCTCGCAGTTGTACTGTGCGAACCTCGGCCACGACAACGAGGCCGTGATCGAGGCGATGGCCGAGCAGGCGCGGCGAATCCCCTACGTCTCCTCCGCCAAACAGTCGCCCATCCGCGAGAAACTCGCCGACCGATTGGCCGACATTACGCCGGGGGACCTCTCTCACACCTTCTTCTCCGTCTCGGGGAGCGAAGCCAACGAGATCGCGATCCAACTCGCCCGGGCCTACCAGGACGCCCCGAAAGTACTCACCCGGTGGCGCTCCTACCACGGCGGCACCTACGGCGCGGGGAGCCTGACGGGCGATCCGGCGACGCGCGCGACGCTCGAGCGCCACGCGGCGACCTCCGGCGTGGGCAAGTTCCTCCCCCCGCTCCCGCGGGCGTTCGACACCGACGACCCGGAGGAACTCGCCCGTCGGGCGGGCGAACACCTCGAGTTCGTCGTCCGCAACGAGGGCCCGGAGTCGATCGCCGCGATCCTCACCGAACCGATCGCCGGGACCAGCGGGGCGTTTCCCGCCCCGCCGGGGTACTTCGAGCGCGTCCGGGACCTCTGCGACGAGTACGAGATCCTGCTGATCTCGGATGAGGTCATCACCGGCTTCGGTCGGTGCGGCGACTGGTTCGGCATCGGCACCGAGGGCGTCGAACCGGACCTGCTGACGTTCGCGAAGGGCGTTACGGGCGCGTACTCGCCGCTGGCCGGCGTAGCCATCAGTCCCGAACTGGCGGCGTTCGTCGAGCGGGAGGGGTTCGACCTCGGCCAGACCTTCGCCGGCCACCCGATCGCCTGTGCTGCGGGCGTCGCCGCCATCGACGAGTACGCCGACGGCGTCATCGAGAACGTCCGGGCGCTCGAGCCGGTCCTGCGCGACGGCCTCCGAACCATCGAAGCCGACCACGAGGTGGTGAGTGCGGTCCGGGGGCGCGGGTTCCTCTGGGGCGTCGAGTTCGCCGACCCCGACACCGGCGAGCCGTTTCACGATCCGCGCGTCGAGGAGGGGGAGAACCCGGTCAGCGACGTGATCGCGGCCGCTCGCGAACGGGGGGTGCTCGTCGGCGGCGGGCGGCCGGCGTTCCAGCTCATCCTCTCGCCGCCCCTGATCGCGGGGCGGGACGACCTCGAACGGGGGCTGGCGGTCCTCGACGACGCCATCACCGAAACCTTCGACGATTGA
- a CDS encoding Lrp/AsnC family transcriptional regulator: protein MDEKDIRILSAIAKQKTGSPDAIAEVSGIPKSTVHYRIQRLEEKGVITNDLLDVDLDKIGLSITLISEVWAEFKEGYHESVGEKLSEIEGVNQVYFTLGDTDFVVVSHLSSRQQVERLVERFEATDEIQRTSSTFVISTVKSESNAVADYELETLLDLLL, encoded by the coding sequence ATCGACGAGAAAGATATCCGGATTCTGAGCGCGATCGCGAAGCAGAAAACGGGGAGTCCGGACGCGATCGCCGAGGTGTCCGGCATTCCGAAATCGACGGTTCACTACCGGATACAGCGGCTCGAGGAGAAGGGGGTAATAACGAACGACCTGCTCGACGTCGATCTGGATAAGATCGGGCTCTCGATAACGCTCATCTCGGAGGTGTGGGCCGAGTTTAAGGAGGGGTATCACGAGTCAGTCGGCGAAAAGCTCAGCGAGATCGAAGGGGTGAACCAGGTGTACTTCACGCTCGGCGATACCGACTTCGTCGTCGTCTCCCACCTCTCCTCGCGACAGCAAGTGGAACGCTTGGTCGAACGGTTCGAGGCGACCGACGAGATCCAGCGAACTAGCTCCACGTTCGTCATCAGTACCGTGAAGAGCGAGTCGAACGCGGTGGCCGACTACGAGCTAGAGACGCTCCTCGACCTGCTACTCTGA
- a CDS encoding APC family permease — protein sequence MSGEGSRGNLERVLTKRDVFVLAFGAMIGWGWIIQSGYWIDEGGVGGSILAFVLGGVMVSVVGLIYGELASAMPYVGGEHVYSLRALGPIGSFACTWALVLGYVGVVVFEVVALPSALAYVVPGFNAVHLWTVAGNPVYATWVLVGGVGAIVMTYLNYRGVRPAAQFQTLLAVVIGLAGVTLVAGAVLNGTSPSGPPFGGAGMAGVFTVAIMTPFMFVGFDVIPQAAGEADVSPRTLGLLIPIAVGFAALFYIGVIWASGQSMTGSQLVESPLPAAAAMESLFGSRLVGRVMAIAGIAGILTSWNSFMLGASRAVYALAESEMLPRPLSELHPEYNTPANALLLIGGISVFSPMFGEQMLIWIVNAGGFGLVSAWVLVVVSFFVLRRREPDMDRPLELPFGRALGALALALTLFFVGLYLPGAPSALSWPFEWGIVLLWTVLGVGLYVFSRGSRSRAGTGVEEVDG from the coding sequence ATGAGTGGTGAGGGATCACGTGGCAACCTGGAACGGGTACTGACGAAACGGGACGTCTTCGTCCTGGCGTTCGGAGCGATGATCGGTTGGGGATGGATCATCCAGTCCGGCTACTGGATCGACGAGGGGGGCGTCGGCGGATCGATACTCGCCTTCGTCCTGGGCGGGGTGATGGTGTCCGTGGTCGGCCTCATCTACGGCGAACTGGCGTCCGCGATGCCGTACGTCGGCGGCGAACACGTCTACAGCCTGCGGGCGCTCGGGCCGATCGGCTCGTTCGCGTGTACCTGGGCGCTCGTACTGGGGTACGTCGGGGTCGTCGTCTTCGAGGTCGTCGCGTTGCCGTCCGCGCTCGCGTACGTCGTCCCGGGTTTCAACGCGGTCCACCTCTGGACCGTCGCCGGGAACCCCGTCTACGCGACCTGGGTGCTCGTCGGAGGCGTCGGGGCGATCGTGATGACGTATCTGAACTATCGCGGCGTTCGCCCTGCGGCGCAGTTCCAGACGCTACTCGCGGTCGTGATCGGGCTGGCGGGGGTCACGCTGGTCGCCGGCGCGGTCCTGAACGGTACCTCGCCGTCCGGGCCGCCGTTCGGCGGGGCCGGGATGGCCGGCGTGTTCACGGTCGCCATCATGACGCCGTTCATGTTCGTCGGCTTCGACGTGATCCCGCAGGCGGCGGGCGAGGCCGACGTCTCGCCGCGGACGCTCGGACTCCTGATCCCGATCGCGGTCGGCTTCGCCGCGCTGTTTTACATCGGCGTCATCTGGGCGTCCGGCCAGTCGATGACGGGCTCGCAACTCGTCGAGAGCCCACTGCCGGCCGCCGCGGCGATGGAGAGCCTGTTCGGCAGTCGGCTCGTCGGCCGCGTCATGGCGATTGCGGGCATCGCGGGGATCCTCACGAGCTGGAACTCGTTCATGCTCGGCGCGAGCCGCGCCGTGTACGCGCTCGCCGAGTCGGAGATGCTGCCCCGGCCGCTGAGCGAACTCCACCCCGAGTACAACACGCCCGCGAACGCCCTCCTCCTCATCGGGGGGATCTCGGTGTTCTCGCCGATGTTCGGCGAACAGATGTTGATCTGGATCGTGAACGCGGGCGGGTTCGGGCTCGTCTCCGCCTGGGTCCTGGTCGTCGTCTCGTTCTTCGTGCTCCGCCGGCGCGAACCCGACATGGACCGGCCGCTCGAACTCCCCTTCGGCCGCGCTCTCGGCGCGCTCGCGCTCGCGTTGACGCTGTTCTTCGTCGGACTCTATCTCCCCGGCGCGCCGTCGGCGCTCTCGTGGCCCTTCGAGTGGGGCATCGTCCTCCTCTGGACCGTCCTCGGCGTCGGCCTGTACGTCTTCTCGAGGGGGTCTCGCTCGCGCGCGGGGACCGGTGTCGAAGAGGTCGACGGCTGA
- a CDS encoding aldo/keto reductase: METRPLGNTGHDSSVLTFGAIALNYVEQDEANAMVEDLLDEGVNHVDVAPTYGDAELKLAPSLDAHRDEIFLGCKTQERTYNGAWGELHRSLDRLGTDSIDLYQFHAVTRYDELETIVGEGEGANGPDPGALAAFRDAKREGLIDHIGLTSHGDPSLIRTAMKRIDELETVMFPLNYTLLSKDGPEYDYGAVLDLAREQGVGTLGIKAFAKAPWPANLPESERPYDTWYEPYDTREEIEACLRFALSRGLTTVTNAGDPELVPAIAAAASNYEEMSDEEQRALVEAARERDTPVPSP, encoded by the coding sequence ATGGAAACGCGCCCGCTCGGGAACACCGGTCACGACAGTTCCGTCCTCACGTTCGGCGCTATCGCGCTGAACTACGTCGAACAGGACGAGGCGAACGCGATGGTCGAGGACCTCCTCGACGAGGGCGTCAACCACGTCGACGTCGCGCCCACGTACGGCGACGCGGAACTGAAGCTCGCGCCGTCGCTCGACGCGCATCGCGACGAGATCTTCCTCGGCTGTAAGACCCAGGAGCGTACGTACAACGGTGCCTGGGGCGAACTCCACCGGTCGCTCGATCGTCTCGGGACCGACTCGATCGATCTCTACCAGTTCCACGCGGTCACGCGATACGACGAACTGGAGACCATCGTCGGCGAGGGCGAGGGTGCGAACGGACCCGATCCGGGTGCCCTCGCGGCGTTCAGGGACGCCAAGCGGGAGGGGCTCATCGACCACATCGGCCTCACCAGTCACGGCGATCCGAGCCTCATCCGGACCGCGATGAAACGCATCGACGAACTCGAGACGGTGATGTTCCCGCTGAACTACACCCTGCTGAGCAAGGACGGTCCCGAGTACGATTACGGGGCCGTCCTCGACCTCGCCCGGGAGCAGGGGGTCGGTACGCTCGGCATCAAGGCGTTCGCGAAAGCGCCGTGGCCCGCGAATCTCCCCGAATCCGAACGGCCCTACGACACGTGGTACGAACCCTACGACACGCGCGAGGAGATCGAGGCGTGCCTGCGGTTCGCGCTCTCGCGGGGGCTGACCACCGTCACGAACGCGGGCGACCCCGAACTGGTGCCCGCGATCGCGGCGGCCGCGTCGAACTACGAGGAGATGAGCGACGAAGAGCAGCGGGCGCTCGTCGAGGCGGCTCGCGAGCGGGACACGCCGGTCCCGAGCCCCTGA
- a CDS encoding RNA-guided endonuclease InsQ/TnpB family protein: protein MYYAYKYRLKPSDAHREELDRHRDICRQLYNHTLYRLNEYQDEHDELPSMTTLRSELPNLKTWWDGLSDVYSKVLQTVVERLFDNLKGLSKLKENGYGVGQLKWKPPREFRSFTYSQSGFKLDKKSGQTVLSLSKLADIPIRLHRAIPDDATLKQVTLKKEPTGEWLATFGVQMDCEPPESPENPDRCVGIDVGILTYAHDTDGHAVGSLDLSVERRRLEREQRRLSRREHGSNNYERQRKRVAECYADLKRKRRDFLHKLSNYYAREYDLVAVEDLNVKGMLESPSNSRNTASAAWRTFLSLLEYKCKQEGTHFVAVSPRGTTKECAACGVSTDKPLWVREHSCPACGFEADRDANAAWNILSRGLDQIGVGHSESTRVETALPVDAPVSAKRVVETGSPTLKERTASAVSE, encoded by the coding sequence ATGTACTACGCCTACAAGTATCGACTCAAGCCGTCCGACGCCCACCGCGAGGAGTTGGACCGCCACCGCGATATTTGCAGGCAACTGTACAACCACACGCTCTACCGCCTCAACGAGTACCAAGACGAGCACGACGAACTGCCGTCTATGACCACCCTCCGGTCAGAGCTACCTAACCTCAAGACGTGGTGGGACGGCCTCTCGGACGTGTACTCGAAGGTTCTCCAAACCGTCGTAGAACGCCTGTTTGACAACCTCAAAGGACTCTCCAAACTCAAGGAGAACGGCTACGGCGTCGGTCAACTCAAGTGGAAGCCACCACGGGAGTTCCGCAGTTTCACGTACAGTCAGTCTGGCTTCAAGCTCGACAAGAAGAGCGGCCAGACTGTCCTGTCACTCTCGAAACTCGCGGACATACCGATTCGGCTCCACCGCGCGATCCCCGACGACGCGACACTCAAGCAGGTCACGCTCAAGAAGGAACCGACCGGCGAGTGGCTCGCCACCTTCGGCGTCCAAATGGACTGTGAACCACCTGAGTCACCCGAGAATCCCGATCGGTGTGTCGGTATCGACGTGGGGATTCTCACGTACGCCCACGATACTGACGGTCACGCGGTCGGATCGCTTGACTTGTCGGTCGAGCGCAGGCGGCTTGAACGTGAGCAACGACGACTGTCGCGTCGGGAGCACGGGTCGAACAACTATGAGCGCCAGCGAAAGCGCGTGGCCGAGTGCTACGCTGACCTGAAGCGAAAGCGCCGTGACTTCTTGCACAAGCTCTCGAACTACTACGCTCGGGAGTACGACCTCGTGGCGGTCGAAGACCTGAACGTGAAGGGAATGCTCGAATCACCGTCGAACAGCCGAAATACGGCGTCTGCCGCGTGGCGGACGTTCCTTTCGTTGCTCGAATACAAGTGCAAACAGGAGGGAACGCACTTCGTGGCGGTCAGCCCGAGAGGGACGACCAAGGAATGCGCGGCGTGTGGCGTTTCGACGGACAAGCCATTGTGGGTCCGTGAGCACTCCTGTCCTGCCTGCGGGTTCGAGGCTGACAGGGACGCGAACGCGGCGTGGAATATTCTTTCTCGCGGCCTCGATCAAATAGGAGTGGGACACTCCGAATCAACGCGTGTGGAGACTGCGCTCCCTGTGGATGCACCTGTATCTGCAAAGCGCGTCGTGGAAACAGGAAGCCCTACCCTCAAGGAGCGAACGGCGTCAGCCGTGAGCGAGTAG
- a CDS encoding class I SAM-dependent methyltransferase — MPPDESPTVEDAYDRLAKTYETREEDPYCADLEFPAMTELIPDVEGKRVLDAGCGHGRYAEWLIERGADVLAVDENAEMLERARRRIGDRAEIRRADMTEPLAFVDDGAFDGVVCGLSLHYVEDWRQPFTEFARILRPGGFLAFSAQHPVDEYIAFEAENYFEIERQRMTWSASGEEIDVPFYRRPFSAVINPLIEAGFQLDELVEPKPRETFKEKKPESYEKRSKYPTFLCVKASKSG; from the coding sequence ATGCCGCCCGATGAGAGTCCCACTGTAGAGGACGCATACGATAGATTGGCGAAGACGTACGAGACGCGAGAGGAGGACCCGTACTGCGCGGACCTGGAATTCCCCGCGATGACAGAACTCATTCCGGACGTAGAGGGCAAACGGGTCCTCGATGCGGGGTGTGGACACGGTCGGTACGCAGAGTGGTTGATCGAGCGGGGAGCGGATGTCCTCGCTGTCGACGAGAACGCCGAGATGCTCGAACGGGCGAGACGACGGATCGGCGACCGAGCAGAGATTCGCCGGGCCGATATGACGGAGCCGCTCGCGTTCGTCGACGACGGTGCGTTCGACGGCGTCGTTTGCGGCCTCTCGCTCCACTACGTCGAAGACTGGCGACAGCCCTTCACGGAGTTCGCTCGTATCCTCCGGCCGGGGGGATTCCTCGCGTTTTCGGCCCAACATCCGGTCGATGAGTACATCGCGTTCGAGGCCGAGAACTACTTCGAAATCGAGCGGCAACGGATGACGTGGTCGGCCTCCGGCGAGGAGATCGACGTCCCGTTCTATCGCCGGCCGTTTTCTGCGGTCATCAACCCACTCATCGAAGCGGGATTTCAACTGGACGAACTGGTCGAACCGAAGCCGAGGGAGACGTTCAAAGAGAAGAAGCCGGAGTCCTACGAGAAGCGATCGAAATACCCGACGTTCCTGTGTGTCAAAGCGTCGAAATCCGGATAG
- a CDS encoding aldehyde ferredoxin oxidoreductase family protein, which translates to MSEDLPPVYGGEILHVHLDAGESTVEPVDPADARRFLGGNGFAAKLVAEHVPTDADPFDPANVVVFAVGPMTATPFQSTSRGVVGFVSPMTNGFFDSTFGGTFPRAQKSTGFEAIAIHGAAGEDCYVRVDADGATVVPADDLAGLDTYETCAAIREREGEGYDTHVIATGPAGENLVRYACLLHEGKLREGVAGRGGAGAVLGSKNVKAVAIREGDFQPEPVDEADLRDLAVGRMGTLMEETEMLTDYGTSGLVNPINEMGKLGRRNYAAERTSEANADAVSGETLAAYVTEDTTCANCAVKCGKHVSVEAEGVTEAKIPEFESLFATATMQEVYDVKRVMAANDRCDRLGMDTISWGVTVAFARECYAEGLLPEDASPHLAFGDAEGLVELARRTAHREGIGDDLAEGSFRMAAGLGSDAERYLHGTKGLEYAAHSPRGLKGMSIGYATSTRGGSHHDTRPTLQYAGEHDETTDGTPEFAARSQHFTALGDSLTQCRFVSEAGWGKRVDDRYRDAINLATGWDLTTAEVEAVGERIYNLERLVNVARGVANRETDALSYRVTHEPIPDGPAAGMYCPPDELDAMLEEYYAFRGWDDDGRPTEATVERLDLTALADAVN; encoded by the coding sequence ATGTCGGAGGACCTGCCGCCCGTGTACGGCGGCGAGATCCTGCACGTCCACCTCGACGCGGGCGAGTCAACCGTCGAGCCCGTCGATCCGGCGGACGCCCGCCGGTTCCTCGGCGGCAACGGGTTCGCGGCGAAGCTCGTCGCCGAACACGTTCCGACGGACGCTGACCCCTTCGACCCGGCGAACGTCGTCGTCTTCGCCGTCGGGCCGATGACCGCCACGCCGTTCCAGAGCACGAGCCGCGGCGTCGTCGGCTTCGTGAGCCCCATGACGAACGGCTTCTTCGACAGCACGTTCGGCGGCACCTTCCCGCGGGCGCAGAAGTCCACCGGCTTCGAGGCCATCGCGATCCACGGCGCGGCTGGGGAGGACTGCTACGTCCGCGTCGACGCGGACGGCGCGACGGTCGTCCCGGCGGACGACCTGGCCGGACTGGACACCTACGAGACCTGTGCGGCGATCCGGGAGCGCGAGGGGGAGGGGTACGACACGCACGTGATCGCGACCGGCCCCGCCGGCGAGAACCTGGTTCGGTACGCCTGCCTGCTCCACGAGGGGAAGCTTCGGGAGGGCGTCGCCGGTCGCGGCGGCGCGGGCGCGGTGCTCGGGTCGAAGAACGTGAAGGCGGTCGCGATCCGCGAGGGCGACTTCCAGCCGGAACCCGTCGACGAGGCCGACCTTCGCGACCTCGCCGTCGGCCGGATGGGGACGCTGATGGAGGAAACCGAGATGCTCACGGACTACGGCACGAGCGGTCTCGTCAACCCGATCAACGAGATGGGAAAGCTCGGCCGGCGCAACTACGCCGCCGAACGGACGAGCGAGGCGAACGCCGACGCGGTCAGCGGGGAGACGCTGGCGGCGTACGTCACCGAGGACACGACCTGCGCGAACTGCGCCGTGAAGTGCGGCAAGCACGTCTCGGTCGAGGCGGAGGGGGTGACGGAGGCGAAGATCCCCGAGTTCGAGAGCCTCTTCGCCACCGCGACGATGCAGGAAGTGTACGACGTGAAACGCGTGATGGCGGCCAACGATCGCTGCGATCGCCTCGGCATGGACACGATCAGCTGGGGCGTGACCGTGGCGTTCGCCCGGGAGTGCTACGCCGAGGGCCTGCTCCCCGAGGACGCGTCGCCGCACCTGGCGTTCGGGGACGCGGAGGGGCTGGTCGAACTGGCGAGACGGACCGCCCACCGGGAGGGGATCGGTGACGACCTCGCTGAGGGCTCGTTCCGGATGGCCGCGGGGCTGGGATCGGACGCGGAGCGCTACCTCCACGGAACGAAGGGCCTCGAGTACGCCGCCCACTCCCCCCGCGGGCTGAAGGGGATGAGCATCGGTTACGCCACCTCGACCCGGGGCGGGTCGCACCACGACACCCGCCCGACGCTGCAGTACGCCGGCGAGCACGACGAGACGACCGACGGCACCCCCGAGTTCGCCGCCAGGAGCCAGCACTTCACGGCCCTCGGCGACTCGCTCACCCAGTGTCGGTTCGTGAGCGAGGCCGGGTGGGGCAAACGCGTCGACGACCGCTACCGGGACGCGATCAACCTCGCGACCGGGTGGGATCTCACGACCGCGGAGGTGGAGGCCGTCGGCGAGCGGATCTACAACCTCGAACGGCTCGTCAACGTCGCCCGCGGGGTGGCGAACCGCGAGACGGACGCGCTCTCCTACCGCGTCACCCACGAGCCGATCCCCGACGGTCCCGCCGCCGGGATGTACTGTCCCCCCGACGAACTCGACGCGATGCTCGAGGAGTACTACGCGTTCCGGGGCTGGGACGACGACGGCCGTCCGACCGAGGCGACCGTCGAGCGCCTTGACCTGACGGCTCTCGCGGACGCCGTGAACTGA
- a CDS encoding ubiquitin-like small modifier protein 1 — MEIDVRPFASFRDALGRDGVVRELEEGATVGDLLASLEATHPGLEGRLLAPDGSFHPAVTVLLNGRHVSHFEGVETALAPGDRVTLSPPVTGG, encoded by the coding sequence ATGGAGATCGACGTTCGACCGTTCGCGTCGTTCCGGGATGCGCTCGGGCGCGACGGCGTCGTCCGGGAACTCGAGGAGGGCGCGACCGTCGGGGACCTGCTCGCGTCGCTGGAGGCGACCCACCCCGGTCTGGAGGGACGGCTGCTCGCCCCCGACGGGTCGTTCCATCCGGCCGTGACGGTGCTCCTGAACGGCAGGCACGTCTCGCACTTCGAGGGCGTCGAGACGGCGCTCGCGCCGGGCGACCGCGTCACCCTCAGCCCGCCGGTCACCGGCGGATGA
- a CDS encoding Zn-dependent hydrolase, which translates to MEVSIDRDRFVATMREQAEFGATAGGGLHRLALSDADGDVRDWFRDRMERAGLAVRIDEFGNVFGRRGGTDPAAAPVLVGSHLDSQPYGGIYDGALGVVAALELVRALNDADAETTRPIEIVNWTNEEGSRFQPAMQGSGVWVGEHDVEEEYEKTDANGERLVDELERIGYRGDRPAEPPEEYEAYLELHVEQGPYLEDGGYEVGVVTGVVGFVWGAITYRGEADHSGPTPMHYRRDALVAAADVVTGARRIPSTLGERTVGTVGHLDVEPNSINVVPEEVTFTFDFRDPSDEIVDEALDRVLLEAEAAAEREGVEWEWERRMRSPAVRFSEACVGAVQSAADSLGLESRRIVSGAGHDAAHLAAFCDTGMVFAVSENGKSHTEREFTSWEDCYNAANALARAAVTLATDD; encoded by the coding sequence ATGGAGGTATCGATAGACAGGGACCGGTTCGTCGCGACGATGAGAGAGCAGGCCGAGTTCGGTGCGACCGCCGGCGGCGGTCTCCATCGGCTCGCCCTCTCGGACGCCGACGGGGACGTCAGGGACTGGTTCCGCGACCGGATGGAGCGGGCGGGTCTCGCGGTGCGAATCGACGAGTTCGGCAACGTGTTCGGCCGACGAGGGGGGACCGATCCGGCCGCCGCGCCGGTGTTGGTCGGCTCGCACCTCGACTCACAGCCGTACGGCGGCATCTACGACGGCGCGCTCGGCGTCGTCGCCGCGCTCGAACTCGTCCGGGCGCTGAACGACGCCGACGCGGAGACGACACGCCCCATCGAGATCGTGAACTGGACGAACGAGGAGGGGTCGCGCTTCCAGCCGGCGATGCAGGGTAGCGGCGTGTGGGTCGGCGAACACGACGTCGAGGAGGAGTACGAGAAGACGGACGCGAACGGCGAGCGTCTGGTCGACGAACTCGAACGGATCGGCTACCGTGGCGACCGCCCGGCCGAACCCCCGGAGGAGTACGAGGCGTACCTCGAACTCCACGTCGAACAGGGGCCGTATCTGGAGGACGGCGGCTACGAGGTGGGCGTCGTCACGGGCGTCGTCGGGTTCGTCTGGGGTGCGATCACGTACCGCGGCGAGGCCGACCACTCCGGGCCGACGCCGATGCACTACCGCAGGGACGCGCTCGTCGCCGCCGCGGACGTCGTCACCGGGGCGCGCCGCATCCCGAGCACGCTCGGCGAGCGGACCGTCGGCACCGTCGGTCACCTCGACGTCGAACCGAACTCGATCAACGTCGTCCCCGAGGAGGTGACGTTCACCTTCGACTTCCGCGACCCCTCCGACGAGATCGTCGACGAGGCGCTCGACCGGGTGTTGCTCGAAGCCGAGGCCGCCGCCGAGCGCGAGGGCGTCGAGTGGGAGTGGGAGCGGCGCATGCGATCGCCGGCCGTCCGGTTCTCCGAGGCGTGCGTCGGAGCGGTCCAGTCTGCCGCCGATTCGCTCGGGCTCGAGAGCCGGCGGATCGTCAGCGGTGCCGGCCACGACGCCGCCCACCTGGCGGCATTCTGCGACACGGGCATGGTGTTCGCCGTCAGCGAGAACGGCAAGAGCCACACCGAGCGGGAGTTCACGAGCTGGGAGGACTGCTACAACGCCGCGAACGCGCTCGCGCGGGCGGCGGTGACGCTTGCGACCGACGACTGA
- a CDS encoding M20 family metallopeptidase codes for MAQTRTESELTELIAALVAIETENPPGNEAACTDYIVDWFDERGIDADRVERPYPDRPQVGARVGDGDPTVVLNGHVDVVPAGDLDQWSVGPYDAVVEDGTLYGRGSADMKTGVALGMLAMAEFDRAFEGAELDGSLVFHAAIGEETAEPGTRSLLESGYDGDYGVVLEPTGLRTATSEKGLAWYEIGVGGDPSHASRPDQGTNAIQHARPVLDALADYDAEVREREDDLVGRAYATVTKFEAGTKENVVPERAAITVDRRFLPSESADEIDGEIDDLLAEVAADHGVEITWERTRTYESASVPSDSDLAAVFREHSAAVADVPTEPWGIQASTDVRNFVNDAGIEAITWGPGDISQAHTYDEHVDLAHAADGYEALVRALTDLFGGDP; via the coding sequence ATGGCCCAGACGCGAACCGAATCCGAGCTGACCGAACTGATCGCGGCCCTCGTCGCCATCGAGACCGAGAACCCGCCGGGGAACGAGGCGGCCTGCACCGACTACATCGTCGACTGGTTCGACGAACGCGGCATCGACGCCGATCGCGTCGAGCGGCCGTATCCCGATCGACCGCAGGTCGGGGCGCGGGTGGGCGACGGCGATCCGACGGTCGTGCTGAACGGTCACGTCGACGTCGTCCCGGCCGGCGACCTCGACCAGTGGTCGGTCGGCCCGTACGACGCCGTCGTCGAGGACGGCACTCTTTACGGCCGCGGAAGCGCCGACATGAAGACGGGCGTCGCCCTGGGCATGCTCGCGATGGCCGAGTTCGATCGAGCGTTCGAGGGCGCGGAGCTGGACGGCTCGCTCGTGTTCCACGCCGCCATCGGGGAGGAGACGGCGGAGCCGGGAACGAGGTCCCTGCTCGAGTCCGGGTACGACGGCGACTACGGCGTCGTCCTCGAACCGACGGGGCTGCGAACCGCAACTAGTGAGAAGGGACTCGCCTGGTACGAGATCGGCGTCGGGGGGGATCCGTCCCACGCGAGCCGACCGGATCAGGGAACGAACGCCATCCAGCACGCGCGCCCGGTGCTCGATGCCCTCGCCGACTACGACGCGGAGGTCCGCGAGCGCGAGGACGACCTCGTGGGGCGGGCGTACGCCACCGTCACGAAGTTCGAGGCGGGGACGAAGGAGAACGTCGTCCCGGAGCGCGCCGCGATCACGGTCGACCGCCGGTTTCTCCCCTCCGAGTCCGCCGACGAGATCGACGGCGAGATCGACGACCTGCTCGCCGAGGTCGCGGCCGACCACGGCGTCGAGATCACCTGGGAGCGCACCCGAACCTACGAGTCCGCCTCCGTTCCGAGCGACAGCGACCTCGCCGCGGTGTTCCGCGAGCACTCCGCCGCCGTCGCCGACGTCCCGACCGAACCGTGGGGTATCCAGGCCTCGACGGACGTCCGGAACTTCGTCAACGACGCCGGGATCGAGGCGATCACCTGGGGCCCGGGCGACATCTCGCAGGCGCACACGTACGACGAACACGTCGACCTCGCGCACGCCGCGGACGGCTACGAGGCGCTCGTCCGCGCGCTGACGGACCTCTTCGGCGGGGATCCGTGA